The proteins below are encoded in one region of Phaseolus vulgaris cultivar G19833 chromosome 1, P. vulgaris v2.0, whole genome shotgun sequence:
- the LOC137813505 gene encoding ubinuclein-1-like isoform X2: MAEDTASLGGGDSLSAARAPSSFVKKGDRQMFTVELRPGETTIVSWKKLMKDANKVNNKGPVSAPEHLPNAHPALESRIAPGQPKETEEQGAPQPNRFSAVIEKIERLYMGKDSSDEEDLLDAPDDQYDTEDSFIDDAELDEYFEVDNSAIKHDGFFVNRGKLERINEPPVLPIQQAKKRRRKDISKNPEENIDGHLSNKHVKVGKTAAGKTVSLPAKNMLSSSHNFVVEHYEDKKLQKQLDVSGINLKKKTADTRPMSDPPVCLKVSNNDPTAAEGADKQKTGVLQSKNTSDKFKDASGLLDTSHHKYYEKNQSAHSKSQPGKSSSLDNLENTGRSKDKNGIHELPDLNLSVGKIAIRAPKSEHVLKKDGSSARPKITALEKAIRDLEKIVTESRPPTMENQEGDNTPQAVKRRLPRDIKLKLAKVARLAASQGKVSKDLINRLMSILGHLIQLRTLKRNLKIMISMGLSAKKEKDDRFQQIKKEVVEMIKMQAPSMESKLQQQAGASGEEELGPDGKAITKRIFSMDTALEDRICDLYDIFVDGLDENAGPQIRKLYYELAELWPTGYMDNHGIKRAICRSKERRRALHIKHKDREEIKKKLFAVRQDENAQFDANPITWQQPMRERLATDSSSLNHDSVNKALSNTAAPRVYNPSLNGSKQGKAKGSSSGSLNDVRGTDRIVVRKRVKRMPEQGLEGTHFRPEKTAFSRGEKPMSLKQSAGVLPKSNLQPSSLHGLEQSS; the protein is encoded by the exons ATGGCGGAGGATACGGCTTCTCTTGGCGGCGGCGATTCGTTGTCGGCGGCGAGGGCTCCGTCGTCCTTTGTGAAGAAAGGCGACCGGCAAATGTTCACAGTGGAGCTTCGGCCGGGAGAGACCACCATAGTGTCGTGGAAGAAGCTGATGAAAGACGCCAATAAGGTTAATAATAAGGGACCCGTTTCAGCACCAGAGCACCTTCCCAATGCGCACCCTGCGCTCGAGTCCAGAATCGCTCCG GGACAACCTAAGGAGACCGAAGAACAGGGTGCTCCTCAGCCAAACCGTTTCAGTGCTGTAATAGAAAAGATTGAACGCCTTTACATG GGTAAGGATAGTAGTGATGAGGAGGATCTACTTGATGCTCCTGATGATCAGTATGATACAGAAGACTCTTTCATTGATGATGCTGAATTG GATGAGTATTTTGAGGTTGATAACTCTGCAATCAAGCATGATGGATTCTTTGTAAATAGAGGGAAATTGGAACGCAT AAATGAACCTCCAGTATTACCTATCCAGCAAGCAAAGAAAAGGCGACGAAAAGATATATCAAAGAATCCTGAAGAAAATATTGATGGTCATCTATCAAATAAACATGTGAAAGTGGGCAAGACTGCTGCTGGGAAAACTGTGTCATTACCTGCGAAAAATATGCTCAGTTCCTCACATAATTTTGTCGTTGAACATTATGAAGACAAGAAACTTCAGAAGCAATTGGATGTCTCTggaattaatttgaaaaagaaaactgCTGACACTAGACCAATGTCGGATCCCCCTGTGTGTTTAAAAGTATCAAATAATGATCCGACTGCTGCAGAAGGTGCTGATAAACAGAAGACTGGAGTGCTTCAATCTAAGAACACGAGTGATAAATTTAAAGATGCAAGTGGATTGCTAGATACTTCTCATCACAAGTACtatgaaaaaaatcaatctGCACATTCAAAATCCCAACCTGGAAAATCTTCTAGTCTTGACAATTTAGAAAACACTGGTCGGTCAAAAGATAAAAATGGCATCCATGAACTGCCAGATCTAAACTTGTCTGTGGGAAAAATTGCTATACGTGCACCA AAATCTGAACATGTGCTCAAGAAAGATGGTTCTAGTGCTAGGCCAAAAATTACCGCACTTGAGAAAGCTATTCGAGATTTGGAGAAGATAGTCACAGAAT CAAGGCCACCTACTATGGAAAACCAGGAGGGTGATAACACACCTCAGGCTGTCAAACGGAGATTGCCTAGAGATATAAAGCTGAAACTCGCTAAAGTGGCTAGATTAGCG GCAAGCCAAGGGAAAGTATCAAAGGATTTAATTAACCGTCTTATGAGTATTCTTGGACATCTGATTCAGCTTAGAACATTAAAG AGAAACTTAAAAATTATGATCAGTATGGGTTTGTCTGCGAAGAAGGAGAAAGATGATAGGTTTCAACAGATAAAGAAGGAAGTTGTTGAGATGATTAAGATGCAGGCCCCATCCATGGAATCCAAG CTACAGCAGCAAGCTGGTGCATCTGGGGAAGAAGAATTAGGTCCTGATGGAAAAGCAATAACTAAAAGGATTTTTAGTATGGACACTGCATTGGAAGACAGGATTTGTGATCTCTATGACATTTTCGTTGAT GGTTTAGATGAAAATGCTGGTCCGCAAATCAGAAAGTTGTATTATGAG CTTGCAGAATTATGGCCAACTGGTTACATGGACAACCATGGGATCAAGCGAGCAATTTGCAGGTCAAAAGAGAGGCGCCGAGCACTGCATATCAAACATAAG GATCGggaggaaattaagaaaaagttATTTGCAGTTCGACAAGATGAGAATGCTCAATTCGATGCTAATCCAATTACTTGGCAACAGCCCATGCGAGAGAGATTAGCTACAGACTCTAGCAGTCTTAATCATGATTCAGTAAACAAGGCACTTTCTAATACAGCCGCTCCACGGGTTTACAATCCTTCTTTGAATGGTTCAAAACAAGGAAAAGCAAAGGGAAGTTCTAGTGGTTCTCTGAATGATGTCAGGGGTACAGATCGTATTGTAGTAAGGAAGAGAGTAAAGAGAATGCCTGAACAGGGTTTAGAAGGAACTCATTTTCGCCCCGAGAAGACGGCTTTTTCGCGAGGTGAAAAACCTATGTCCCTAAAACAGTCTGCAGGTGTTCTCCCCAAATCAAACCTTCAGCCAAGTTCTCTCCATGGTCTTGAGCAGTCAAGCTAA
- the LOC137813505 gene encoding ubinuclein-1-like isoform X1 — translation MAEDTASLGGGDSLSAARAPSSFVKKGDRQMFTVELRPGETTIVSWKKLMKDANKVNNKGPVSAPEHLPNAHPALESRIAPGQPKETEEQGAPQPNRFSAVIEKIERLYMGKDSSDEEDLLDAPDDQYDTEDSFIDDAELDEYFEVDNSAIKHDGFFVNRGKLERINEPPVLPIQQAKKRRRKDISKNPEENIDGHLSNKHVKVGKTAAGKTVSLPAKNMLSSSHNFVVEHYEDKKLQKQLDVSGINLKKKTADTRPMSDPPVCLKVSNNDPTAAEGADKQKTGVLQSKNTSDKFKDASGLLDTSHHKYYEKNQSAHSKSQPGKSSSLDNLENTGRSKDKNGIHELPDLNLSVGKIAIRAPKSEHVLKKDGSSARPKITALEKAIRDLEKIVTESRPPTMENQEGDNTPQAVKRRLPRDIKLKLAKVARLAQASQGKVSKDLINRLMSILGHLIQLRTLKRNLKIMISMGLSAKKEKDDRFQQIKKEVVEMIKMQAPSMESKLQQQAGASGEEELGPDGKAITKRIFSMDTALEDRICDLYDIFVDGLDENAGPQIRKLYYELAELWPTGYMDNHGIKRAICRSKERRRALHIKHKDREEIKKKLFAVRQDENAQFDANPITWQQPMRERLATDSSSLNHDSVNKALSNTAAPRVYNPSLNGSKQGKAKGSSSGSLNDVRGTDRIVVRKRVKRMPEQGLEGTHFRPEKTAFSRGEKPMSLKQSAGVLPKSNLQPSSLHGLEQSS, via the exons ATGGCGGAGGATACGGCTTCTCTTGGCGGCGGCGATTCGTTGTCGGCGGCGAGGGCTCCGTCGTCCTTTGTGAAGAAAGGCGACCGGCAAATGTTCACAGTGGAGCTTCGGCCGGGAGAGACCACCATAGTGTCGTGGAAGAAGCTGATGAAAGACGCCAATAAGGTTAATAATAAGGGACCCGTTTCAGCACCAGAGCACCTTCCCAATGCGCACCCTGCGCTCGAGTCCAGAATCGCTCCG GGACAACCTAAGGAGACCGAAGAACAGGGTGCTCCTCAGCCAAACCGTTTCAGTGCTGTAATAGAAAAGATTGAACGCCTTTACATG GGTAAGGATAGTAGTGATGAGGAGGATCTACTTGATGCTCCTGATGATCAGTATGATACAGAAGACTCTTTCATTGATGATGCTGAATTG GATGAGTATTTTGAGGTTGATAACTCTGCAATCAAGCATGATGGATTCTTTGTAAATAGAGGGAAATTGGAACGCAT AAATGAACCTCCAGTATTACCTATCCAGCAAGCAAAGAAAAGGCGACGAAAAGATATATCAAAGAATCCTGAAGAAAATATTGATGGTCATCTATCAAATAAACATGTGAAAGTGGGCAAGACTGCTGCTGGGAAAACTGTGTCATTACCTGCGAAAAATATGCTCAGTTCCTCACATAATTTTGTCGTTGAACATTATGAAGACAAGAAACTTCAGAAGCAATTGGATGTCTCTggaattaatttgaaaaagaaaactgCTGACACTAGACCAATGTCGGATCCCCCTGTGTGTTTAAAAGTATCAAATAATGATCCGACTGCTGCAGAAGGTGCTGATAAACAGAAGACTGGAGTGCTTCAATCTAAGAACACGAGTGATAAATTTAAAGATGCAAGTGGATTGCTAGATACTTCTCATCACAAGTACtatgaaaaaaatcaatctGCACATTCAAAATCCCAACCTGGAAAATCTTCTAGTCTTGACAATTTAGAAAACACTGGTCGGTCAAAAGATAAAAATGGCATCCATGAACTGCCAGATCTAAACTTGTCTGTGGGAAAAATTGCTATACGTGCACCA AAATCTGAACATGTGCTCAAGAAAGATGGTTCTAGTGCTAGGCCAAAAATTACCGCACTTGAGAAAGCTATTCGAGATTTGGAGAAGATAGTCACAGAAT CAAGGCCACCTACTATGGAAAACCAGGAGGGTGATAACACACCTCAGGCTGTCAAACGGAGATTGCCTAGAGATATAAAGCTGAAACTCGCTAAAGTGGCTAGATTAGCG CAGGCAAGCCAAGGGAAAGTATCAAAGGATTTAATTAACCGTCTTATGAGTATTCTTGGACATCTGATTCAGCTTAGAACATTAAAG AGAAACTTAAAAATTATGATCAGTATGGGTTTGTCTGCGAAGAAGGAGAAAGATGATAGGTTTCAACAGATAAAGAAGGAAGTTGTTGAGATGATTAAGATGCAGGCCCCATCCATGGAATCCAAG CTACAGCAGCAAGCTGGTGCATCTGGGGAAGAAGAATTAGGTCCTGATGGAAAAGCAATAACTAAAAGGATTTTTAGTATGGACACTGCATTGGAAGACAGGATTTGTGATCTCTATGACATTTTCGTTGAT GGTTTAGATGAAAATGCTGGTCCGCAAATCAGAAAGTTGTATTATGAG CTTGCAGAATTATGGCCAACTGGTTACATGGACAACCATGGGATCAAGCGAGCAATTTGCAGGTCAAAAGAGAGGCGCCGAGCACTGCATATCAAACATAAG GATCGggaggaaattaagaaaaagttATTTGCAGTTCGACAAGATGAGAATGCTCAATTCGATGCTAATCCAATTACTTGGCAACAGCCCATGCGAGAGAGATTAGCTACAGACTCTAGCAGTCTTAATCATGATTCAGTAAACAAGGCACTTTCTAATACAGCCGCTCCACGGGTTTACAATCCTTCTTTGAATGGTTCAAAACAAGGAAAAGCAAAGGGAAGTTCTAGTGGTTCTCTGAATGATGTCAGGGGTACAGATCGTATTGTAGTAAGGAAGAGAGTAAAGAGAATGCCTGAACAGGGTTTAGAAGGAACTCATTTTCGCCCCGAGAAGACGGCTTTTTCGCGAGGTGAAAAACCTATGTCCCTAAAACAGTCTGCAGGTGTTCTCCCCAAATCAAACCTTCAGCCAAGTTCTCTCCATGGTCTTGAGCAGTCAAGCTAA
- the LOC137813505 gene encoding ubinuclein-1-like isoform X3 yields the protein MLSSSHNFVVEHYEDKKLQKQLDVSGINLKKKTADTRPMSDPPVCLKVSNNDPTAAEGADKQKTGVLQSKNTSDKFKDASGLLDTSHHKYYEKNQSAHSKSQPGKSSSLDNLENTGRSKDKNGIHELPDLNLSVGKIAIRAPKSEHVLKKDGSSARPKITALEKAIRDLEKIVTESRPPTMENQEGDNTPQAVKRRLPRDIKLKLAKVARLAQASQGKVSKDLINRLMSILGHLIQLRTLKRNLKIMISMGLSAKKEKDDRFQQIKKEVVEMIKMQAPSMESKLQQQAGASGEEELGPDGKAITKRIFSMDTALEDRICDLYDIFVDGLDENAGPQIRKLYYELAELWPTGYMDNHGIKRAICRSKERRRALHIKHKDREEIKKKLFAVRQDENAQFDANPITWQQPMRERLATDSSSLNHDSVNKALSNTAAPRVYNPSLNGSKQGKAKGSSSGSLNDVRGTDRIVVRKRVKRMPEQGLEGTHFRPEKTAFSRGEKPMSLKQSAGVLPKSNLQPSSLHGLEQSS from the exons ATGCTCAGTTCCTCACATAATTTTGTCGTTGAACATTATGAAGACAAGAAACTTCAGAAGCAATTGGATGTCTCTggaattaatttgaaaaagaaaactgCTGACACTAGACCAATGTCGGATCCCCCTGTGTGTTTAAAAGTATCAAATAATGATCCGACTGCTGCAGAAGGTGCTGATAAACAGAAGACTGGAGTGCTTCAATCTAAGAACACGAGTGATAAATTTAAAGATGCAAGTGGATTGCTAGATACTTCTCATCACAAGTACtatgaaaaaaatcaatctGCACATTCAAAATCCCAACCTGGAAAATCTTCTAGTCTTGACAATTTAGAAAACACTGGTCGGTCAAAAGATAAAAATGGCATCCATGAACTGCCAGATCTAAACTTGTCTGTGGGAAAAATTGCTATACGTGCACCA AAATCTGAACATGTGCTCAAGAAAGATGGTTCTAGTGCTAGGCCAAAAATTACCGCACTTGAGAAAGCTATTCGAGATTTGGAGAAGATAGTCACAGAAT CAAGGCCACCTACTATGGAAAACCAGGAGGGTGATAACACACCTCAGGCTGTCAAACGGAGATTGCCTAGAGATATAAAGCTGAAACTCGCTAAAGTGGCTAGATTAGCG CAGGCAAGCCAAGGGAAAGTATCAAAGGATTTAATTAACCGTCTTATGAGTATTCTTGGACATCTGATTCAGCTTAGAACATTAAAG AGAAACTTAAAAATTATGATCAGTATGGGTTTGTCTGCGAAGAAGGAGAAAGATGATAGGTTTCAACAGATAAAGAAGGAAGTTGTTGAGATGATTAAGATGCAGGCCCCATCCATGGAATCCAAG CTACAGCAGCAAGCTGGTGCATCTGGGGAAGAAGAATTAGGTCCTGATGGAAAAGCAATAACTAAAAGGATTTTTAGTATGGACACTGCATTGGAAGACAGGATTTGTGATCTCTATGACATTTTCGTTGAT GGTTTAGATGAAAATGCTGGTCCGCAAATCAGAAAGTTGTATTATGAG CTTGCAGAATTATGGCCAACTGGTTACATGGACAACCATGGGATCAAGCGAGCAATTTGCAGGTCAAAAGAGAGGCGCCGAGCACTGCATATCAAACATAAG GATCGggaggaaattaagaaaaagttATTTGCAGTTCGACAAGATGAGAATGCTCAATTCGATGCTAATCCAATTACTTGGCAACAGCCCATGCGAGAGAGATTAGCTACAGACTCTAGCAGTCTTAATCATGATTCAGTAAACAAGGCACTTTCTAATACAGCCGCTCCACGGGTTTACAATCCTTCTTTGAATGGTTCAAAACAAGGAAAAGCAAAGGGAAGTTCTAGTGGTTCTCTGAATGATGTCAGGGGTACAGATCGTATTGTAGTAAGGAAGAGAGTAAAGAGAATGCCTGAACAGGGTTTAGAAGGAACTCATTTTCGCCCCGAGAAGACGGCTTTTTCGCGAGGTGAAAAACCTATGTCCCTAAAACAGTCTGCAGGTGTTCTCCCCAAATCAAACCTTCAGCCAAGTTCTCTCCATGGTCTTGAGCAGTCAAGCTAA